A genomic segment from Phragmites australis chromosome 6, lpPhrAust1.1, whole genome shotgun sequence encodes:
- the LOC133922946 gene encoding embryogenesis-associated protein EMB8 codes for MRRGGALQTPDAGAVRADGQASGTRELARKAEESKPDCPLKGEETSPMAAAAPTPSPFVASTRRFAPRLRSFFLPAAAMPPSSAPNPSSGAGVEVPQLPHSTLEVAGARRGLLSGFASLRAPYSAFPVLASNRHVETIFAAFMRSLPAVKLRRECLRAPDDGAVALDWVSGDERALPIDAPVLILLPGLTGGSDDTYVRHMLIRARSKGWRVVVFNSRGCANSPVTTPKFYSASFTGDLRQVIDHVLGRYPQSNVYAVGWSLGANILVRYLGEETDKCPLSGAVSLCNPFNLVIADEDFHKGFNNIYDRALARALTAIFKKHAHIFEGLEGEYDIPKAANARTVRDFDEGLTRVSFGFKSVDDYYSNSSSSDSIKNVCIPLLCIQADNDPIAPSRAIPREDIKANPNCLLIVTPQGGHLGWVAGDEAPFGCPWTDPIVMEYLEYIQNEKNSSTKNNISYGQHSAPETSVPHLTVHVQR; via the exons CTCGAAAAGCCGAGGAGTCCAAACCCGACTGCCCACTCAAAGGAGAGGAAACGAGCCCGATGGCAGCCGCCGCACCCACGCCATCCCCATTCGTCGCCTCCACCCGCCGCTTCGCCCCTCGCCTccgctccttcttcctccccgccgccgccatgcccCCCTCCTCCGCCCCGAACCCCAGCTCCGGCGCCGGGGTGGAGGTGCCCCAGCTCCCGCACTCGACCCTAGAGGTCGCCGGCGCGCGCCGGGGCCTCCTCTCCGGCTTCGCCAGTCTCCGCGCCCCCTACAGCGCCTTCCCCGTGCTCGCGTCGAACCGCCACGTCGAGACCATCTTCGCCGCGTTCATGCGTTCGCTCCCCGCAGTCAAGCTCCGGCGCGAGTGTCTCCGCGCCCCCGACGACGGCGCCGTCGCTCTCGACTGGGTCTCCGGCGACGAGCGCGCGCTCCCGATAGACGCGCCGGTGCTCATACTCTTG CCTGGTCTAACAGGGGGAAGTGATGATACATATGTAAGGCATATGCTTATAAGAGCTAGAAGCAAAGGATGGCGTGTTGTGGTATTTAATAGCCGTGGATGTGCAAACAGTCCTGTGACTACACCCAAG TTCTATTCTGCTTCATTTACTGGGGATCTCCGCCAAGTTATTGATCATGTTTTAGGCCGCTACCCCCAATCTAATGTCTATGCTGTGGGTTGGTCTCTTGGAGCAAATATTCTAGTGCGCTACCTTGGCGAG gaAACTGATAAATGCCCTCTATCTGGTGCTGTCTCCTTGTGCAATCCATTTAATCTGGTAATTGCAGATGAAGATTTCCACAAAGGGTTTAACAACATCTATGATAGAGCACTGGCTAGGGCTCTGACGGCTATATTTAAGAA GCATGCACACATTTTCGAAGGACTGGAGGGGGAATATGATATACCCAAGGCAGCCAATGCAAGAACTGTTAGAGATTTTGATGAGGGGCTAACCCGAG TTTCGTTTGGTTTCAAGTCAGTGGATGATTATTACTCCAATTCAAGCAGCTCAGATTCCATCAAGAATGTTTGCATACCCTTACTGTGCATACAG GCGGATAATGACCCAATTGCACCATCTAGGGCAATTCCCAGAGAAGATATCAAG GCAAACCCAAACTGCCTACTTATAGTAACACCACAGGGTGGCCATCTTGGATGGGTAGCAGGTGATGAAGCTCCATTTGGATGTCCTTGGACTGACCCTATTGTAATGGAATATCTAGAATATATTCAGAACGAAAAGAACTCAAGTACCAAAAATAACATATCCTATGGGCAGCACAGTGCTCCAGAGACATCAGTACCCCATCTAACAGTGCATGTACAGAGATAG